From Calothrix sp. PCC 6303, a single genomic window includes:
- the rfbC gene encoding dTDP-4-dehydrorhamnose 3,5-epimerase, whose protein sequence is MKITPTKIPDVLLIEPKIFSDERGFFYESYNQKTLFNQVNITQHFVQDNHSRSVKNVLRGLHYQINQPQGKLIKAILGEIFDVAVDLRTSSQYFGQWVGVNLSAENKQQLWIPPGFAHGFLVLSDYAEILYKTTDFYAPEHERTIIWNDPEIGINWSLTESPILSAKDQAGKYLKSAEVYP, encoded by the coding sequence GTGAAAATAACACCAACCAAAATTCCTGACGTATTGCTAATTGAACCAAAAATTTTTAGTGACGAACGTGGTTTTTTCTACGAAAGCTATAATCAAAAAACCTTATTCAATCAAGTAAATATTACTCAGCACTTTGTCCAGGATAATCACTCGCGGTCTGTAAAAAACGTTCTCCGTGGTCTACACTACCAAATAAATCAACCCCAGGGAAAACTCATCAAAGCAATCCTCGGTGAAATATTCGATGTTGCAGTTGATTTACGTACTAGTTCTCAATACTTTGGTCAATGGGTTGGTGTTAACTTAAGCGCAGAAAACAAACAGCAACTATGGATTCCACCCGGATTTGCCCATGGCTTTTTGGTACTTTCAGATTATGCGGAAATACTATATAAAACCACAGATTTTTATGCACCAGAACATGAACGTACCATTATTTGGAATGATCCAGAAATTGGCATTAACTGGTCTTTAACAGAATCACCCATACTTTCAGCCAAAGATCAAGCAGGTAAATATCTCAAATCAGCCGAGGTATACCCATGA
- the rfbD gene encoding dTDP-4-dehydrorhamnose reductase gives MTKILLTGVTGQVGWELQKSLMNLGEVISVSRDVSNSDLYMDLSQPDSIRQVIREIKPDLIINPGAYTAVDKAESEPELAMAVNGIAPGIIAEEAKLIGAGVIHYSTDYVFDGKSSKPYTEIDQPEPQNIYGKTKLAGEKAIQAVGIPHLIIRTSWVYGLRGKNFLMTMLKLAKEREELKVVDDQIGSPTWSRLIAESTAKILSLGEYNFKDFLHHHSGTYHLTSTGQTSWYDFAKAIFELVPNRNQYKLQNLVAIPTVEYPTPTKRPAFSTLNTEKVSQTFGLVLPNWRENLELIQF, from the coding sequence ATGACCAAAATACTACTTACAGGAGTCACCGGACAAGTTGGTTGGGAACTGCAAAAAAGTTTAATGAATTTGGGTGAAGTGATTTCCGTCAGTCGTGATGTCAGTAACTCCGATTTGTATATGGATTTATCGCAACCAGACAGTATTCGCCAAGTTATTCGAGAAATCAAACCCGATCTAATTATTAACCCCGGTGCATACACAGCAGTAGACAAAGCTGAATCAGAACCAGAATTAGCTATGGCAGTTAACGGTATTGCACCCGGTATTATTGCCGAAGAAGCAAAATTAATTGGTGCAGGAGTAATTCATTATTCAACAGATTATGTATTTGATGGCAAAAGCTCAAAACCCTATACGGAAATAGATCAACCAGAACCACAAAATATCTATGGTAAAACCAAATTAGCTGGAGAAAAAGCAATTCAAGCAGTAGGAATACCACATCTAATCATTAGAACCAGTTGGGTATATGGATTACGAGGTAAAAACTTCCTGATGACAATGTTGAAATTAGCAAAAGAACGGGAAGAATTAAAAGTTGTAGATGATCAAATTGGTTCACCTACCTGGAGTAGATTAATAGCTGAATCAACTGCAAAAATTTTATCTTTGGGAGAATATAACTTCAAAGATTTTTTGCATCATCACAGCGGGACTTATCATCTCACCTCCACAGGTCAAACAAGTTGGTATGATTTTGCCAAAGCAATATTTGAACTGGTTCCCAATCGCAATCAGTATAAACTCCAAAATCTAGTTGCCATACCCACTGTTGAATATCCCACACCAACCAAAAGACCAGCTTTTTCTACACTTAATACAGAGAAAGTTTCTCAGACATTTGGATTAGTTCTGCCAAATTGGCGAGAAAATCTTGAACTTATTCAATTTTAG
- a CDS encoding glycosyltransferase family 4 protein: MRILSVHNNYQIRGGEDESRESEERLLREMGHEVDVYEEHNDRVATIGAAKMALRTIWSDESYNIVREKLQKSPMDLMHVQNFFPLISPSIYYAAKSAGVPVVQTLRNYRLLCSNGLFFREGQVCEDCLGKFIPYPGVINGCYRENKAASAVVASMLVTHRSLQTWTKMVNKYICLTEFARQKFIAAGFPPEKIAVKPNFIPDPGMGDGSGGYALFVGRLSVEKGLDTLLSAWEKIGGKMPLKIVGDGPLSERVQQITQKLPQVEWLGRQPMPEVHRLMGSARVLIFPSEWYETFGRVAAEAFAKGTPVIAAKIGAIAELVEHGRTGLQFQPGNVEDLVEQVEWVLNHPAEFDRMRLVVRNEYETKYTPQKSYTKLMEIYGLVGKK, from the coding sequence ATGCGAATTTTGAGCGTCCACAATAACTATCAAATCCGTGGTGGAGAAGACGAATCCCGAGAATCGGAAGAGAGACTATTGCGGGAAATGGGACACGAAGTTGATGTGTACGAAGAACATAACGATCGCGTTGCAACCATTGGTGCTGCAAAAATGGCACTGCGAACGATTTGGTCGGATGAATCCTACAATATTGTCCGGGAAAAACTGCAAAAATCCCCCATGGACTTGATGCATGTGCAAAATTTCTTCCCCCTGATTTCCCCTTCCATCTACTACGCAGCCAAATCGGCAGGGGTTCCTGTCGTGCAAACATTACGGAATTATCGCTTGCTCTGTTCCAACGGTTTATTTTTCCGCGAAGGTCAAGTCTGCGAAGACTGTTTGGGGAAATTTATTCCCTACCCCGGTGTTATCAATGGCTGCTACCGAGAAAACAAAGCCGCAAGTGCAGTCGTCGCATCGATGCTCGTCACCCATCGATCGCTACAAACCTGGACAAAAATGGTAAATAAATACATCTGCCTGACGGAATTTGCCCGACAAAAATTCATCGCTGCGGGATTTCCCCCCGAAAAAATCGCCGTCAAACCCAACTTTATTCCCGATCCCGGTATGGGAGATGGCAGTGGTGGATATGCTCTCTTTGTCGGCAGGTTGTCAGTGGAAAAGGGATTAGATACCCTACTTTCGGCTTGGGAAAAAATCGGTGGCAAAATGCCTTTGAAAATAGTTGGGGATGGTCCTCTGTCAGAGCGAGTCCAACAAATTACTCAAAAATTACCCCAAGTTGAATGGTTGGGCAGACAACCGATGCCAGAAGTTCACCGTCTCATGGGTAGTGCCAGGGTGTTGATTTTTCCCTCTGAATGGTACGAAACCTTCGGACGGGTGGCAGCAGAAGCATTTGCCAAGGGTACTCCCGTGATTGCCGCCAAAATTGGTGCGATCGCGGAATTGGTAGAACATGGCAGAACCGGATTGCAATTTCAACCGGGTAACGTCGAAGACTTGGTAGAGCAAGTGGAATGGGTATTGAACCATCCCGCAGAATTCGATCGAATGCGTTTGGTAGTCAGAAACGAATATGAAACCAAATATACCCCCCAAAAAAGCTACACCAAATTGATGGAGATTTATGGTTTGGTTGGTAAAAAGTAA